One genomic window of Deltaproteobacteria bacterium HGW-Deltaproteobacteria-6 includes the following:
- a CDS encoding thioredoxin family protein, whose amino-acid sequence MKIEILGTGCAKCHKLEEMVREAVKAEGISADISKVDDIKKIMGYGVMTTPALVIDGNVKVAGKLPSSAEIKQLLGSN is encoded by the coding sequence TTGAAAATAGAAATATTGGGAACGGGCTGTGCAAAATGTCATAAGTTGGAAGAGATGGTCAGGGAAGCCGTCAAAGCGGAAGGGATTTCAGCGGACATATCCAAGGTTGACGATATTAAAAAAATCATGGGGTACGGTGTTATGACAACGCCGGCGCTGGTCATTGACGGGAATGTAAAGGTTGCGGGCAAACTCCCATCTTCTGCGGAAATCAAACAACTGCTGGGCAGTAACTGA
- a CDS encoding transcriptional regulator, whose protein sequence is MKSSIKPQYEARAAIIKAMAHPSRLLIIEELNKNERCVGELTDMIGADTSTVSKHLSVLKNAGLVTDEKRANCIYYSLRCPCIMNFIGCVEDVLTAKAEDHKIIMKSCRK, encoded by the coding sequence ATGAAAAGTTCCATCAAGCCTCAGTATGAGGCGCGGGCGGCAATCATCAAGGCGATGGCTCACCCCAGCCGTTTATTGATTATCGAAGAACTGAACAAAAACGAGCGTTGCGTTGGTGAATTGACGGATATGATCGGCGCGGACACGTCCACGGTCTCCAAGCACTTGAGCGTGCTGAAAAACGCCGGTCTGGTGACGGATGAAAAAAGGGCCAATTGCATTTACTATTCGCTGCGATGTCCCTGCATCATGAATTTCATCGGCTGTGTGGAAGATGTGTTGACCGCAAAAGCTGAAGATCACAAAATAATTATGAAATCCTGCAGAAAATAG
- a CDS encoding addiction module toxin RelE gives MKIYQSKLFEKKVKKMTKAEKEALDREVKNIAEKPNISEEKKGDLRGVFVHKFKLKANLYLLAYRKADKDLELVMVGSHENYYSDLKSYLKSK, from the coding sequence ATGAAAATCTATCAATCAAAATTATTTGAGAAAAAAGTTAAGAAGATGACTAAAGCCGAAAAAGAAGCTTTAGACCGTGAGGTAAAGAATATTGCCGAGAAGCCGAATATTAGCGAAGAGAAAAAAGGAGATTTGAGGGGCGTATTTGTCCATAAATTCAAACTTAAAGCAAATTTATATTTGTTGGCATATCGGAAAGCCGACAAAGATTTAGAACTTGTCATGGTCGGCTCTCATGAAAATTATTATAGTGATCTCAAAAGCTACTTAAAAAGCAAATAA